In Triplophysa rosa linkage group LG7, Trosa_1v2, whole genome shotgun sequence, the following proteins share a genomic window:
- the LOC130556808 gene encoding IgGFc-binding protein-like, whose protein sequence is MATGDPHYRTFDGNHFSFQGICTYTLVKTSGKDPTLTPFSIVNKNDMLKGYYGSYVKSASIKVKGHDITFSKDKRNRVTIDGSVLNLPVSLNSEGINIMLSGTKGILQTDFGLEVIFNWADTLMVVLSSSYYNNIEGMCGTYNDDLGDDFVTQSGNIMTDITEWAKSWSVPETSGTCWHFPPCTDEKKSLYRGQSYCGLIEDANGPFSQCQNIISKRQFASDCLFQLCLNDGNQKAFCRALNNYVSSCALTNADVSPEWKQLANC, encoded by the exons ATGGCCACGGGAGATCCTCATTACAGAACCTTTGATGGCAACCACTTTTCCTTCCAGGGTATTTGCACCTATACTTTAGTTAAAACATCAGGCAAAGACCCAACACTCACACCATTCAGCATCGTCAACAAGAACGACATGCTCAAAGGCTACTATGGGTCATACGTCAAGTCAGCCAGCATCAAAGTCAAAGGACATGACATCACTTTCAGTAAAGACAAACGCAACCGTGTGACA ATTGATGGCTCCGTTTTAAACCTTCCTGTGAGTTTGAATTCTGAAGGCATCAACATAATGCTGTCAGGGACTAAAGGGATTCTGCAGACAGATTTTGGCTTGGAGGTCATATTTAACTGGGCAGATACTCTCATGGTGGTACTTTCCAGCAGCTACTACAATAACATAGAAGGAATGTGTGGAACCTACAATGATGACCTGGGGGATGACTTTGTCACGCAAAGTGGTAACATCATGACAGATATAACAGAATGGGCAAAATCTTGGAGTGTCCCTGAGACCAGCGGCACCTGCTGGCACTTTCCCCCCTGCACGGATGAGAAAAAGTCACTGTATAGGGGTCAAAGCTACTGCGGCTTGATAGAGGATGCAAATGGCCCTTTCAGCCAGTGTCAGAATATAATATCCAAGCGGCAATTTGCTTCTGACTGCCTTTTCCAACTGTGTCTCAATGATGGAAACCAGAAGGCCTTTTGCCGTGCTCTCAATAATTATGTGTCCTCTTGTGCCCTGACAAACGCTGACGTATCTCCAGAGTGGAAGCAGCTGGCTAACTGCT GA